The genomic segment GATGGGTGCCGAAGCAGCATACGAGGTCGTCTCGCGAATGGACCTCGACCAGCTCTCGGCTCAGCTCCGGGCCGAACTCGCCCAGTCGAGTGGTCAACGGCAGAAGCGGATCGCCAAGCGTTTGCGCTTGGTAGAAGCGCTGCGGAAGAGCGGAAACCGTCCGGAGTGGATGCTCCTGACGGTGTTGCCCGTCATACCGCCGGATCTGCGACCGATGGTCCAGCTCGACGGGGGGCGTTTCGCGACATCCGATCTCAACGATCTCTATCGCCGCGTCATCAATCGGAACAACCGGCTCAAGCGGCTCATCGAGCTCGGTGCGCCGGACATCATCATCCGCAACGAAAAGCGGATGCTGCAGGAGGCAGTCGACGCCTTGATCGACAACGGCCGGCGTGGACGTGTGGTCTCCGGCACCAGCAAGCACAAGCTGAAGAGCTTGTCCGACATGCTCAAGGGGAAGCAGGGGCGCTTCCGCCAGAACCTGTTGGGCAAGCGGGTGGACTACTCCGGCCGTTCGGTGATCGTGGTCGGTCCGGATCTCAAGCTCCACCAATGCGGTTTACCGAAGCGGATGGCGCTCGAACTCTTCAAGCCGTTCGTGATGCAGCGACTCGTGGTCCATGGGCACGCCCACAACATCAAGGCCGCCAAGCGCCTGGTCGAGCGTATGGACCCGCGGGTGTGGGACGTGCTCGAAGAGGTAACACAGAACTATCTCGTGCTCTTGAACCGTGCGCCGACGCTGCACCGACTGGGTATCCAGGCATTCGAGGTCAAGCTGATCGAGGGGTCGGCGATCCAGCTGCACCCGCTCGTGTGTGCAGCCTTCAACGCCGACTTCGACGGCGACCAGATGGCCGTGCACGTGCCGCTTTCGGCGGAAGCACAGCGCGAGGCGCGTGAGCGCATGCTGTCGACGCGGAACCTGCTCGACCCGTCCGACGGCGAGCCGGTCATCGCACCGACGCTCGATATCGTGCTCGGCTGCTATGTCATGACCTTGCCGGACCCGAGTGCCCGCGGCGCTGGAAAGACATTTGCCAGCCGCGATGAGGTCGTGCTCGCCTATCAGAGCGGGATGGTCGACCTGCAAGCACCGATTCGAGTCCGGATGGAGGTCGACGGCAGTGGTCCGCAGCTCGTCGAAACGACAGTGGGGCGGGTTCTCTTCAATGAGATCCTGCCGAAGGAGCTAGGCTTCTGGAACGAACTGATGGACCGGAAGGCGCTCCGACGCCTGATCGCTGAAAGTTACCAGAAGCTCGGTCCAGACGAGACCGCGCGGCTGGCCGACCGGATCAAGGATCTCGGCTTCTACTATGCGACGAAGAGCGGCATCACGATCGGCGTGACCGACGTGCACATTCCGCCGGAGAAGAAAGAGATCATCGCCCGCGCTGACGAACGGGTTGCCGAGGTCGAGCGGCAGTACCGCCGCGGTCTCATCACCGATGCCGAGCGGTACCGAGAGATCGTGGCGATCTGGAACGAGGCACGCGACGAGCTGGCGCAAGTCGTCGAGCGGAGCTTGGGCGAGCAGAACAGCCTGTACATGATGAGCAAGTCCGGAGCCAAGGGTAACATCAACCAGATCAACCAGATGGCCGGAATGCGCGGCCTGATGCTCGACCCGAAGGGGCAAATCATCGAGCTTCCGATCCGCTCGAACTTCCGCGAAGGACTCTCCGTCCTGGAATACTTCATCTCGACGCACGGTGCGCGGAAAGGACTTGCCGACACCGCGTTGCGCACGGCTGACTCGGGATACCTGACCCGGCGTTTGGTCGACGTTGCCCAGGACGTCATCGTCACGATCGACGACTGCGGCACAGAAGACGGCATGTGGGTGCGACTCGAGGACGTGCCGGATCGCGAAACGTACGCCGACCGCATTCTCGGGCGAGTCGCGGCACGGGATCTCATCGATCCGGCAACCGGCGAGGTGTTCGTCCGGCGGAACGAGGAGATCACGGAACCGATCGTCGCGCAGGTTCTGGCTTCACTCGAGCGGGCGGAACCAACGCACCGGATCACTTCGGTCATGATCCGGACTCCGCTGTATTGTGCGGCTGATTACGGTGTGTGCCGCCTCTGCTATGGCCGGAACCTGGCGACCCGGCAGATCGTGGAACTGGGTGAAGCGGTCGGGATCATCGCTGCCCAGAGTATCGGCGAGCCGGGTACGCAGCTCACGATGCGGACGTTCCATACCGGTGGTGTGGCAGGAGAGGACATCACGACCGGTCTGCCGCGGGTCGAGGAGCTGTTCGAAGCACGGGAGCCGAAAGGCAAAGCGATCCTCGCGAAGATCGACGGTATCGTCCAGGTTATCGAGGACGAGTTCGGCCGAAAGGTCGTCGTCCACGACGATCGGATCGAAACGGAAGCCTACCGAGTGCCTGCTGGGTATGCGGTCCTGGTCGGAACGGGCGACCAGGTGGTTGCGGGTCAGGTGCTCGCCCGCCCGGCCGAGGGCGAAGGTGAGCCGATCGTCGCGACGATGGACGGCGAGGTCTTCGTGGATGGGGATGAACTGATCGTTCGGCGCGAGGAGCAGCGTCGGGAGGAGTATCCGCTCCCGGCAGCAGCGCACCTCCTGGTGAGCGACGGCGATCGGGTGAAGGCGGGGCAGCCGCTCACCGATGGGAACGCCAGTCCGGAGGAGCTGCTCTCGACGCTCGGACGCGATGTGGTGCAGCGGTACATCCTGGACGAAGTCCAGAAGGTGTACAAGTCGCAGGGTGTGGTCACGAACGACCGCCATATCGAGATCATCATCCGCCAGATGCTGCGGAAAGTTGCGGTCACCGATCCTGGTGACACCGATTTGCTGGTCGGCGAAATGTTGGATCGGGCGCAACTCATGCGGATCAATGAGGAGGTGATCGCGCAGGGTGGCGTGCCGGCGACAGCGCAGCAAGTGTTGTTGGGTATCACCAAAG from the Thermomicrobium sp. 4228-Ro genome contains:
- the rpoC gene encoding DNA-directed RNA polymerase subunit beta', giving the protein MSTVARQRDTRKTVDVNHFEAIRIGLASPEAIRSWSYGEVTKPETINYRTLKPEHGGLFCERIFGPTKDFECYCGKYKRQRYAGTICDKCGVEVTRSKVRRERMGHIELAAPVAHIWYVKGTPSRLGLLLDITPRNLERVLYFASYLVTRVDEAKRQELIEHIRQELEAELEELDRQLEAKRRELEEAQSAELTVLRERRVGLERQARERAMAEVERVRRQAAEVRERLQQLLGAVAENDIEFAGRLIVAQGERIAERHLLLLDEVEQEAVSEAERLGRSTVSGEQALVEAEQELLAARLTDQLASFQSEIERQKQDLRAEADELIRQVQEIRELQVLTEQQYRDLLEIAPGVFEAKMGAEAAYEVVSRMDLDQLSAQLRAELAQSSGQRQKRIAKRLRLVEALRKSGNRPEWMLLTVLPVIPPDLRPMVQLDGGRFATSDLNDLYRRVINRNNRLKRLIELGAPDIIIRNEKRMLQEAVDALIDNGRRGRVVSGTSKHKLKSLSDMLKGKQGRFRQNLLGKRVDYSGRSVIVVGPDLKLHQCGLPKRMALELFKPFVMQRLVVHGHAHNIKAAKRLVERMDPRVWDVLEEVTQNYLVLLNRAPTLHRLGIQAFEVKLIEGSAIQLHPLVCAAFNADFDGDQMAVHVPLSAEAQREARERMLSTRNLLDPSDGEPVIAPTLDIVLGCYVMTLPDPSARGAGKTFASRDEVVLAYQSGMVDLQAPIRVRMEVDGSGPQLVETTVGRVLFNEILPKELGFWNELMDRKALRRLIAESYQKLGPDETARLADRIKDLGFYYATKSGITIGVTDVHIPPEKKEIIARADERVAEVERQYRRGLITDAERYREIVAIWNEARDELAQVVERSLGEQNSLYMMSKSGAKGNINQINQMAGMRGLMLDPKGQIIELPIRSNFREGLSVLEYFISTHGARKGLADTALRTADSGYLTRRLVDVAQDVIVTIDDCGTEDGMWVRLEDVPDRETYADRILGRVAARDLIDPATGEVFVRRNEEITEPIVAQVLASLERAEPTHRITSVMIRTPLYCAADYGVCRLCYGRNLATRQIVELGEAVGIIAAQSIGEPGTQLTMRTFHTGGVAGEDITTGLPRVEELFEAREPKGKAILAKIDGIVQVIEDEFGRKVVVHDDRIETEAYRVPAGYAVLVGTGDQVVAGQVLARPAEGEGEPIVATMDGEVFVDGDELIVRREEQRREEYPLPAAAHLLVSDGDRVKAGQPLTDGNASPEELLSTLGRDVVQRYILDEVQKVYKSQGVVTNDRHIEIIIRQMLRKVAVTDPGDTDLLVGEMLDRAQLMRINEEVIAQGGVPATAQQVLLGITKASLATESWLSAASFQETTRVLTEAAIQGKVDYLRGLKENVIIGKLIPAGSGFWERKRRREAALSALDEVTLAGLAAVGLGPSGEPLAELGRGDVPSGEQHDGEHAEASRTSEQA